The sequence CCTTTCATCGGCCAAGCCCAGCCGGTGTCGGAGGGAATGCCCATAGCTGCCCGCTGGACAATCACCGGTTTACCATCTTCTCCAAGAACGCGCACATGGGGCACATAGACATACCAGGTATCTTGCCCCTGGATCGCTTCGGCAAGCTTCACCTGATAGTGGTTCATCTCGTTTTCGTTGTACTCCAGCAGACCAAGTTCGACGCCTCCACGCAGGGCAGCCTTTTCGGTGTCGGCTAGCTCCGATCCCTGAATGGGCTTGAGCTTGAGCAGCGTACTGTCGATCACCTGCAGCTTGAGTTTCGGCGGTGCGGCTGCATCCACAATCCGAACGTGGGGAGCGTAGACATACCAGCGATCACGCCCCTGGAGCGCCGCCGCAAGCTGGACGTTGAAGTGATCTGCTTCTTCGGTATAGGCAACAATATCGAGGGTGGTATTGGCAGCGATCGCCGTCTTGTCTGTGTCGGATAGTTGGGTCGATTGAACCGGTTTAGCCTTGAAAAACGTAGTGCCAAGCGTAGTCAGTTTCATAGGTTTCCTCTCGGTACGATGCAAACAGGTGACCTGATAGATGTTGGGCTGA comes from Candidatus Obscuribacterales bacterium and encodes:
- a CDS encoding M23 family metallopeptidase — encoded protein: MKLTTLGTTFFKAKPVQSTQLSDTDKTAIAANTTLDIVAYTEEADHFNVQLAAALQGRDRWYVYAPHVRIVDAAAPPKLKLQVIDSTLLKLKPIQGSELADTEKAALRGGVELGLLEYNENEMNHYQVKLAEAIQGQDTWYVYVPHVRVLGEDGKPVIVQRAAMGIPSDTGWAWPMKGTSCGPKCEFGFARGRLHAGVDIGGYTPDECYAASDGVVKTVKNDTSGAEGRAIYIQRADGWQHVYFHMRSIAVKPGQAVKRGQLIGIRGGSGFDGEGREIDGGGYSIHLHFEIRKPDGEPVDPRTILPKDNSCP